Sequence from the Meleagris gallopavo isolate NT-WF06-2002-E0010 breed Aviagen turkey brand Nicholas breeding stock chromosome Z, Turkey_5.1, whole genome shotgun sequence genome:
GAATTGTGTGTCAGTGATCCAGGATTTACTTCTATGATTATTATGTCAACCCACAGTTTATTCTGTTCTTTATATAATACACGTAGAAGgctattttttaaaggaactaTGTGctatgtgtcttttttttttttttttacataactATTAACAAAATCAAACGTAGATCACAGACTTATCAGCTAGGAAAAGGTACAAGCTACAGTTGTGATGTAGTAGCATAATCTTAAACCATAGCATTATTATACTGATTGTATTTGATTCATTCTGTAGCATTACCTGATGAAGAGTGATCaaacttttaattatttaaaggaGGGCATAAATGAGGATGGGTCCATGTACTCTGATCCACTAGGTTCTCTTTGGCAGTCACGTGGAGCTGTCATACAGTAGCTCATGTTTGTTTCCACTTGACCTTGCTGAGGGTTCTGAGACGTTTCTTTTGCGGGTTCTTCTTGGGATGTAGGTGTGTGCAGAACTCGTGAATCTGGCATTAATACTAGAATATTATGGTTCATAACTGTTGAGACCTTCGTGTATTCTTTGCTGGCTCCTGAAATAGTGTATTTTTCAATctttccacttttttctttatgtttcagTAATACTGTTGGTTCCTCATCCTGTCTGACTTTGTGAACTTCTACATAATCCATGAGTGCAGCATTCAAAAATGGTAACTTTTCATTAGATCTGTTTTGTCTGACCTGCACTGTGGTTTGCGTAGTTTTGGAATgcaaattttccatttcttcttgcttttccatgcctccagagatggtttCAGAGATAGAATATAGTGATTGAtgcctttcttcattttccaccAAAACTGCTGCAACATTCATATTTGTGGTAGTCAGTGTTATCTTGTTAGCTTCTACAATGCTGTGATATGCAAAAGTAGGAGGCTGATTGTTAGGTAACTGAACTGCAGGCAATGTGGATGATTTTGCACTCTCGTTGTTAAAAAGGAGTGCTTTTCGTTCTGAGGCTACACAGTAACTTTCCCAGCTCCTTTTCCCTGCTTTCTTTGCTTGAACATCTCTTACATCTTGTATTTGAAGTGCTGATGGAAGGGCACAGGTCTCCCTGcacttttcagaaagcagagaagggCTATCACAGCTTCCTCGTCCTGAGTCTCTGTCTGTTTCCTTGAGtgtaatttttgcatttttactgGGACGACCACTGTCATGACTTGGCATAAGCTGATGATCTTCGCTGTCCTCTACTTCCAGATACTCAATCAGTAGTTCCTCACAGTCTGATGTTGGAGGGAAACCATGGCAACCAAGTGCACTCAACAGTTCTTCAGATTTCCCTGTCTAAGGGCATACCAGATAAGACAGTGTTATTTCTTCACTACTAACAGTAGGGATTATTTGACTAGTACAATTATAAACAGTTTACATATTTAGTATGCAAACACTTTCTACAACTCtagatttaaaatgaatttacacAACTGCAGAAAATAGTGAAAGAACAAGAGAACTTCCCCTGAGTTCCCGCTGGAGGGAGACAATCCCAGACTTCATGTTTCTAAAATGGAAGAACTGGGGAACTTCTGCAAATAAGGGCTTCAAAGGTTTggcaaagagaaaatggaggAGAATGACAGATCAGCTATGCCTGTGTCTTCTCAGCATGGCAAGTGACTGTGGAGAACGACTTCCGTAAGAACTACTTAGATCACGTAGGAATTAAGATCTTGTGGTGCCCCAGGAAGAAACTGCAGTTACACTCCCTGTCATCAAATGTCCTACTACTTTTAGTGCAGGCAAAACCATATCTCATACATTACCTTCCTGATGATCAACCTGaaagttttgcttatttttaacattgattaaattaaatctattttatatttaattatggtaattatttttactgttacaGAATCTGGAAAAGTAACggcaaattcttttgcttttatcaACGGAACTCACCTCTAACAGATGTGTATCTATGCCTTTTATCTTTGGTCCTGGAACTGGTGGTAGGATAAAAGTTATCAtcctagaaaaacaaaacaaaacaaaacacaaacagaacaaatgcaGGAGATAAAAGTATAGGCCCTCTCCTACCCATTCCATCTCTTTCATGTGTGTACCAATGACATGCAATAGGAAGCCTGAGGTCTATCAGATGAGAATTCAGGGCCCCGGGGAGACAACTAAAAGAAAAGGATgactaaagaaaaaagtttagCAGAGTTGCCACCCTGGACTTGAAAAAAGCAAATCTTAAGCTTCTCAGGGAGCTAGTTAGCAGCGTAGCCCAGGAATTTACACTATAGatacagatagatagatataggTATacatatagatagatagatagatatagatagatatagatagataCAGAACTACAGGAGCTAGTTAGCAGTGTAGCCCAGGAATCTACACTATAGatacagatagatagatatagatagataCAGAACTGGTCACTTTTTAACAACCACCTTCTAAAAGCCACGgaaaaggcaatttttttctgttgctagTCAAGCAACTGCGGCAGAAGACCAGCCTAGCTGAACAGggtagaaaaagaaagtatatgATCTCTGGAAGCAAGGTCATGCTtaggaacagaacagagctaCAGTTAATGTCTGGAGAGAAACCAAGAAAAGGCATAGCTTGCGTTCACATGGGCCAGTGGGGTGCCAGACAACAAAAAAGACGTTAAACAGCAAGACAtaatcaaaggaaaacattggACTGGTATCTGTAGTGGTTAGTCACCAAGCAATTAAGGAGGACGAAgaagtggaaatatttttttcctcagtctttaACAGTAACAACAGAGCTTGGTCTGCTTAGACCTCAGAGATAGAGGACCATGATTAGTGACTTTCCATATGTGGTCACCGAAATTGTAAAGGAATAGTTCTATTAGCTCAACACTGGAGAGACTGATGGGATGAAGGAAAAATCCTATCTTAGTAATTTGACCTCCTTCTCTGATAAAGTCACTTCCTTGATGGATGAAAGGTAGGCAGGAAATGTAACATTTTTagatttcagtaaggccttttATATTGTCCCTCACAGCATCCTTCTGGACAAATGGTCCAACTGTGAGACAAACAGGCTCATACCCAGTGGGTGATGAACTGACTTAATTGTAGAGTTCCAAGGTTGCAGGGAATAAGTCTACACCTGGCTGGATGCCAGTTactagcagtgttccccagaGCTCAATTCTAAGGCCAGTCCTGTTCATTTACATCAGCGGAATGCATCCTCAGCAAATTTGCCAATAGAACATGCACTGTAACTTCATCACTGACTAACTCAGTTGGGCACAGTTCAGGAAGATCAGTGGGTCTCTGTGTACATACTTGATTGTCATTTGATTCATACTAATGATGAATGACTTCTGATTGCTTTTCCATCAGCTTTTCCATCATTTGATCTGCTCAGACATTATCTTTGCTGGACttgtatgaaaaatataaacattgTGACACCTTTCCCTTTCAGATTTAGCTAGAATTACAGTACAGTTTAATAAATTTGGGGAATTGACAGACAGGTAGGCAGAAAGACTAAATTCATAATATAACCTTATTTCCACTAGGAAATTAGGCTAAACCTATGATGTGCATCTTCAATAGAAGCAGGAATACTTAAAGTGATATCTGCTAAGTACTTAGTGACTAACTGGGATGGTCAGATCTAATACCAGTTGTCTTTACCAAAAAGGCCAAGAAGACTGAGACTTAAAGAGCAGAAATACTTCTCTACCAGTTGCAAATACAAAGTAATAAATCAGTAATTTATGCTATGTATCTCTCTTATTAAGAAGGCTAAAATCAATATGAAAGTAAATGGCTTGTTAATAGCTTATTTTTGGAAAAGTTTTATGAGTTGACAGCTACACAGAATTATGAATTTTCTGACTTACCTGTACCCTTTTAAAACCATTGTCCAGCTCATGATTAAACAAATGAGAGATGACAAGACACCCAAGACGATCCACACAATCATATCTTTTACTCTGAAGTCTAGGAAACAAAGGGAATTATTTAAGGATGCATTAGGAAATACAGTCAGAATACACAAAAAGTatcacatttcttttatttgaaaaagtggTTAAATCTTTCAAAGTTGGTATTGAATCTAGAGGCCTCTACTAGCACAGACATATCTCAATAATCACTGCAACATCTGGTAATTAATGTACTTCTTATTAATAGCATTGTGCAGGAAATAAACTCCTGTgaaaaagttataaaaatgcatgaagatggaaatatttttcacaggGTTCAAATTCACTAACATTAGTAATTTCATTATCAAATACAGACATAATTAAATTTCGGGTAGAATGGTCTAcgattatatatttttaaagatttctaTTTAATGCAACACTTTttacactgaaatgttttttctgatttttttccaaataaagcATTAGGAAGAGCTGTTACTGTCTGCAGGAAGTCACTTTGTTGTCTACCTAGCACGTTTAATTAAGTTATTATCactctttttattaaaaaccaCTGTCATGAGAACAAATATGAATGAGGCATAAACAGAAAGGATGTGCTTTAAGTTTGTAAGAAAATTGATTCACCTGTTTAACTCCTAAGATTAATGAAGGGTAAGCTAACTGTCCTCTATAGTGCAGGAAAGCTGAGCATTCAGTTACCTTAGCAATGATATTCCTACCTAGGAAACAGTGGGCTGTCAATCTGTATGGGTGCTACAGACAACTAACAGAAGTATTACATGAACTTCCATGAAACAACTGCTATTGAAAGGCACACGGCCACTCACCATTAGGAATTTCAATATAGTTCTCTGAGCTCCATTCACTCCATGATCCATGGTGGTCTGGTTTGCAGTGAATCTGTACAATGTACTTCTTTCCTGGATTTAAACTAAACATTTTATATTGTGTTTGCTGTCCAACAAAAACAgtctgaaaatgaattaaaaatcataaaatccaTATAAAATTtagatatttttcaaagaaaatcatAGCTAGTTTAGTCCTGATAAAACATAtgagggctgttctgaaagtaatgcttcctattttatgatgttggaccatgatgtcagaggtggagATGTTGGTGGAATGTCAGTAGGGGTggaatcttcccaccaatacaccattacattttgttgctgcgcaacagatggcagcagaggagcagtctgacagaatggagTCTGATATCAAATGCATGTGAAGCAacagtgtgtcactgaattcctccatgtggaaaaaatggcacctactgacattcactaatgcttgctgaatgtttatagagatcaaacagtggctgtgagcacagtgaggcagtgagtgcTGTGAGTGGTGTGTGAGTGGTGATAGTGGGTCATCTCCACTGCCACAgattttttacaagcatggcacGCAGGCTCTTGTTCTTTGCTGGTGAAAATTTACagataatggtggtgactatgttggaaaaactgtttttttctctgagaatttgttctatcaaatagtgttattgtgctctatctgttttattttccatggaaataaatagaagcattacttttggtgtGACCTGCATAAAACTGGGTATCTTCCTAATAATTGTTACACAGGCATTGAAGTAatcttacatttattttatttctgtagttcAACTTTCTAACATAATGCAGCAGTGATGATATCAGTCTCTTCTGTAGTGTGCAAATTAAACTGCTATAAAGACACACCATGAGCATATGACAAGTAGAAATGAAATGTGGCAATGCTGGGACCCACCATGGCGAGAACTGAAGGAGGCAAGAAAGAACAACTGGGGAAGAAGCTGCAGAGGAAATAAGGAATGTGGAGCCGGGGAATAAACAGTGGATTCTATAGTGGCCAAGGATCTGGGATGTACAGTGGCAGAGGGAAGGCAGGATACAGAGATGGCTGGGTAGTTTTGCAGCAGACAAAAAGGCAATACAGCCAAATATCAATAGCTGGAGCTACAATTTGTCCCTGCTTGTATGAGTTGCAGATCTGGAGTGTGGAGAATAATTATTATGTGACTATAACAACTATTACAACTATTACCTAATAGTTATTTGCACAAATGTACATGATTTTACATGTCATCAAGCTTTCTGTCATGTAAGAAGTATTTGTGGTTGAGAACAAATTaccagaaaaaataaacctgTCAGAATGAGACCTAACAATTTAAACTACTGTGCCAATATGATTAGTATATAATGGCCACAGCTGAAAATAAGTACTTCATCACCTGCTatcacacagcagcatctgAGATACGAGTCTTCACAATAGGAATATGtttcaaaagcactgcttttgaaaaaggaTGAATTATTCCATATGTCTGCTTCATTATAGTCAGGTATGGGACATAACTAACAAACTCTAACGGATCAAGAAAAACTTAAGGAAAAACTTGCAAGATCCTTACCTCCCATTCCTCTCCTTCTTCAGGCTTCAGTCGCAATTCATAGTCGAGGGTAAGCCATCCAGATCTGACATCAGCCAGTGGGGGTGGAGACCATGTCAACATCAGATATGGTTTTCTGTTTATTGGCTTTTTTAATTCTAAAGTTACATTCGCAGGAGGATCTGGCTGTACTGTTAAAATAAGAGAACTGATAGTAAAAGtatgaataatttttctttgcatcttaGGAAAATATATGAAGTGGTATGTGGGGCAAATTGCCACCTCCATTGTGTCTAGTAACTTGGAACTGCTCGAATACAGGAAGCAAGAATTTCCTGATAAACAAGGATTTATAAATTTGAAGACACTGAAGAACTCTAAATAAATGGAGTTCATATTGAAATTTGCCTGAATCATTTACCACCTAAAccatatttttttcacatcatCATTTATGGTTGCTGTACTTCTCCACACTATATTTCAAAGCTAAGAGAAAGTTAACATCTTTAATGGTGTGTTATAAATGTTGTTTTGTATCATAATCTTACAAAATTGGTGTATACCATTAGGGAtgctgaaaacacagatttaaaTTACAAAA
This genomic interval carries:
- the PRLR gene encoding prolactin receptor precursor (The RefSeq protein has 2 substitutions and aligns at 97% coverage compared to this genomic sequence), giving the protein MKQNLISSVQIILLLPLTTVGLTSQSFPGKPKIIRCRSLEKETFSCWWKPGSDGGLPTNYTLFYSKDSEEKIYECPDYRTSGPNSCYFNRNYTNSWTTYNITVTATNEIGSNSSDPQYVDVTSIVQPGSPVNLTLETQRYANIMYLWAKWSPPLLADASSNHLYHYELRLKPEEKEEWETVPVGVQTQCKINRLNAGMRYVVQVRCMLDPGEWSEWSSERRILISGGLSPPEKPTITKCRSPEKETFTCWWKPGLDGGHPTNYTLLYSKEGEEQVYECPDYRTAGPNSCYFDKKHTSFWTVYNITVKATNEMGSNSSDPHYVDVTYIVQPDPPANVTLELKKPINRKPYLMLTWSPPPLADVRSGWLTLDYELRLKPEEGEEWETVFVGQQTQYKMFSLNPGKKYIVQIHCKPDHHGSWSEWSSENYIEIPNDFRVKDMIVWIVLGVLSSLICLIMSWTMVLKGYRMITFILPPVPGPKIKGIDTHLLETGKSEELLSALGCHGFPPTSDCEELLIEYLEVEDSEDHQLMPSHDSGRPSKNAKITLKETDRDSGRGSCDSPSLLSEKCRETCALPSALQIQDVRDVQAKKAGKRSWESYCVASERKALLFNNESAKSSTWPAVQLPNNQPPTFAYHSIVEANKITSTTTNMNVAAVLVENEERHQSLYSISETISGGMEKQEEMENLHSKTTQTTVQVRQNRSNEKLPFLNAALMDYVEVHKVRQDEEPTVLLKHKEKSGKIEKYTISGASKEYTKVSTVMNHNILVLMPDSRVLHTPTSQEEPAKETSQNPQQGQVETNMSYCMTAPRDCQREPSGSEYMDPSSFMPSFK